The Mycobacterium sp. 3519A genome contains a region encoding:
- a CDS encoding adenylate kinase, with translation MRLVLLGPPGAGKGTQAAKLSEKLGIPQISTGDLFRKNISEGTPLGVEAKRYLDAGDLVPAELTNKLVEDRIEQPDAADGFILDGYPRSVEQAKALDEMLKNHNTKLDAVLEFAVSEEELLARLKARGRADDTEEVIHNRMQVYRDETEPLLEYYSHNNLQTVDAVGSLDEVFARALRALGR, from the coding sequence GTGAGACTCGTTCTACTCGGACCGCCCGGTGCGGGCAAAGGCACGCAGGCCGCGAAGCTGTCCGAGAAGCTCGGCATCCCGCAGATCTCCACAGGCGACCTCTTCCGCAAGAACATCAGCGAGGGCACCCCGCTCGGCGTCGAGGCCAAGCGCTACCTCGACGCGGGGGATCTGGTGCCAGCCGAGTTGACCAACAAGCTGGTCGAAGACCGCATCGAGCAGCCCGACGCCGCCGACGGCTTCATCCTCGACGGCTATCCGCGGTCGGTGGAGCAGGCCAAGGCGCTCGACGAGATGCTGAAGAACCACAACACCAAGCTCGACGCGGTGCTGGAGTTCGCCGTCTCCGAGGAGGAACTACTCGCGCGGTTGAAGGCGCGCGGCCGCGCCGATGACACCGAAGAGGTCATCCACAACCGGATGCAGGTGTACCGGGACGAGACCGAGCCGCTGTTGGAGTACTACAGCCACAACAACCTGCAGACGGTCGACGCCGTTGGCTCGCTCGACGAGGTGTTCGCCCGGGCGCTTAGGGCGCTCGGTCGGTGA
- the secY gene encoding preprotein translocase subunit SecY translates to MLSAFISSLRTVDLRRKILFTLAIVILYRVGASIPSPGVNFPNVQKCVAQVSGGDSAQIYSLINLFSGGALLHLTVFAVGVMPYITASIIVQLLTVVIPRFEQLRKEGQSGQAKMTQYTRYLSIALAILQATSIVALAANGGLLQGCTLDIIQGQSEGLNIFTLVVIVLVMTAGAALVMWMGELVTERGIGNGMSLLIFAGIAARIPVEGKTILDSRGGLVFTAVCAAALAIIIGVVFVEQGQRRIPVQYAKRMVGRRMYGGTSTYLPLKVNQAGVIPVIFASSLIYIPHLITQLVTSGNPNASNGWWPRFVANYLTNPADPVYIAIYFGLIIFFTYFYVSITFNPDERADEMKKFGGFIPGIRPGKPTADYLRYVLSRITLPGSIYLGVIAVLPNLFLEMGNSGGVQNIPFGGTAVLIMIGVGLDTVKQIESQLMQRNYEGFLK, encoded by the coding sequence GTGCTCTCGGCTTTCATCTCTTCGCTCAGGACAGTAGACCTGAGGCGAAAGATCCTGTTCACGCTGGCCATCGTGATTCTGTATCGGGTCGGCGCCTCGATCCCATCGCCAGGCGTCAACTTCCCGAACGTGCAGAAATGCGTCGCGCAGGTCAGCGGCGGTGACTCCGCGCAGATCTACTCGTTGATCAACCTGTTCTCCGGCGGTGCGCTGCTGCACCTGACCGTGTTCGCGGTCGGCGTAATGCCCTACATCACCGCGAGCATCATCGTGCAGCTGCTGACGGTGGTGATCCCGCGTTTCGAGCAGCTCCGCAAGGAGGGCCAGTCTGGCCAGGCGAAGATGACGCAGTACACGCGTTATCTGTCGATCGCCCTGGCGATCCTGCAGGCCACCAGCATCGTCGCGCTGGCCGCCAACGGCGGCCTGCTGCAGGGCTGCACGCTGGACATCATCCAGGGCCAGAGCGAGGGCCTGAACATCTTCACGCTCGTCGTCATCGTGCTGGTGATGACCGCAGGCGCAGCGCTGGTGATGTGGATGGGCGAGCTGGTCACCGAGCGCGGTATCGGCAACGGCATGTCGCTGCTGATCTTCGCAGGCATCGCCGCCCGCATCCCGGTCGAGGGCAAGACCATCCTCGACAGCCGCGGCGGCCTGGTCTTCACCGCGGTGTGCGCGGCCGCGCTGGCGATCATCATCGGCGTGGTGTTCGTCGAGCAGGGCCAGCGGCGCATTCCCGTGCAGTACGCCAAGCGCATGGTCGGCAGGCGGATGTACGGCGGCACGTCGACGTATCTGCCGCTGAAGGTCAACCAGGCCGGCGTCATCCCGGTGATCTTCGCGTCGTCGCTGATCTACATCCCGCACCTGATCACCCAGCTGGTCACCAGCGGAAACCCGAACGCAAGCAACGGCTGGTGGCCGCGGTTCGTCGCCAACTACCTGACCAACCCCGCCGACCCGGTGTACATCGCCATCTACTTCGGCTTGATCATCTTCTTCACGTACTTCTACGTGTCGATCACGTTCAACCCCGACGAACGCGCCGACGAGATGAAGAAGTTCGGTGGCTTCATTCCCGGTATCCGGCCGGGTAAGCCCACCGCCGACTACCTGCGTTACGTATTGAGCCGCATCACGCTGCCCGGCTCGATCTACCTGGGTGTGATCGCCGTGCTGCCGAACCTGTTCCTGGAGATGGGCAACAGCGGCGGCGTCCAGAACATCCCGTTCGGCGGAACCGCGGTTCTGATCATGATCGGGGTCGGGTTGGATACGGTCAAGCAGATCGAGAGCCAGCTGATGCAACGCAACTACGAAGGGTTCCTGAAGTGA